A window of Natrinema salifodinae contains these coding sequences:
- a CDS encoding ferredoxin, which translates to MKVEFDEDTCIGMFQCVAEWDAFEENKSTGKADLADSEEVEDGIFVREVPEDAELDAKFAARTCPVDAIKIYDDDGEQLIP; encoded by the coding sequence ATGAAAGTCGAATTCGACGAGGACACCTGTATCGGGATGTTCCAGTGCGTCGCCGAATGGGACGCCTTCGAGGAGAACAAGTCGACGGGGAAGGCCGACCTCGCGGACAGCGAGGAGGTCGAGGACGGGATCTTCGTCCGTGAGGTGCCCGAGGACGCGGAACTCGACGCAAAGTTCGCCGCCCGGACCTGCCCTGTCGACGCGATCAAAATCTACGACGACGACGGCGAACAGCTGATCCCGTGA
- a CDS encoding Sjogren's syndrome/scleroderma autoantigen 1 family protein: protein MSDFDKEAEREKLREKYERDKEERQATQRMSDLLLKGATMTNAHCGTCGDPLFQMDGTTFCPSCHGNPDAVEGTDLEAQPAEDGEAGAGATADDGVDAAAETADQADPDIPTDSTAVTEAESGSGSGSGDAGQAGSEIDVEPTTDPTSATGQRNEERGTPSRADANASSDSTVDRQPRSTAAQPTAGSDSSDSGSVRSARRAPASSPPSVDGDLETARDALVRTLEKFAEEAAATDDPRYAKECLEAAREAGETLSTLR from the coding sequence ATGAGCGACTTCGACAAGGAAGCCGAGCGCGAGAAACTCCGCGAGAAGTACGAACGCGACAAGGAAGAGCGCCAGGCGACCCAGCGGATGAGCGATCTGCTGCTCAAGGGCGCGACGATGACCAACGCCCACTGCGGCACCTGCGGCGATCCGCTGTTCCAGATGGACGGCACCACCTTCTGTCCCAGCTGTCACGGCAACCCCGATGCCGTCGAGGGCACCGATCTCGAGGCCCAGCCGGCCGAGGACGGGGAAGCGGGGGCGGGCGCGACGGCCGACGATGGTGTCGACGCCGCCGCTGAGACCGCCGACCAGGCCGATCCCGACATACCGACCGACTCCACGGCTGTCACCGAGGCCGAGTCCGGGTCCGGGTCCGGATCGGGGGACGCCGGCCAGGCGGGCTCCGAAATCGACGTCGAGCCGACGACCGATCCCACCTCGGCGACCGGCCAGCGAAACGAGGAGCGAGGGACCCCCTCGCGGGCCGACGCGAACGCGTCGAGCGACTCGACCGTCGATCGGCAGCCGCGCTCGACGGCAGCACAGCCGACCGCCGGGTCGGACTCGTCCGACAGCGGGTCCGTACGTTCCGCTCGTCGCGCCCCCGCGTCGAGTCCGCCGTCGGTCGACGGCGACCTCGAGACCGCCCGCGACGCGCTCGTCCGGACCCTCGAGAAGTTCGCCGAAGAAGCCGCCGCGACGGACGATCCGCGCTACGCGAAGGAGTGTCTCGAAGCGGCCCGCGAGGCTGGCGAGACGCTGTCGACGCTTCGCTGA
- the glyS gene encoding glycine--tRNA ligase, translating into MSEQEHADASPDESTSEKLTELAKRRGYFFQSSGAYGGVGGFYTFGPQGAALKGNVEDDWRERFAVAEGNMEIDAPTIMPEPVFEASGHLDGFDDMLVECPECGESHRADHVVEDETEYEDAESLPIPEVEEVIAEYELVCPNCGAGLAGQAVEAFNLMFATNIGPGDSQPGYLRPETAQGIFVEFPRLKEYARNQLPFGVTQIGRAYRNEISPRRSIIRTREFTQAELEYFIDPEADEPDLSGVEDVEVTLYPANEQQAEDGAEIETTIGEAVDEGVITSPWVAYFLGVAKPWYDAVGVDMDRFRFRQHLSGERAHYASDCWDAESEIDGNWIEMAGFAHRGDYDLSKHGDHSGDRFTIFKQYDEPKTVERATVDPDMSYLGPEFGGDAQTVVQKLEDLAARDRSAFDGDAVAVDLEGETNEIPVEKTGFAVEEQTEAGEHITPHVIEPSFGVDRLVYTVLHHAYREDEVDGEERTYLELEPEVAPTFVGVFPLQSDDDLETEAQEIAADLREAGLSVTYDDSGNIGRRYRRQDEVGTPFCVTVDYESVDDQAVTVRERDTTAQKRLPIDDLPETLSALRAGDIAFDDLEE; encoded by the coding sequence ATGAGTGAGCAAGAACATGCGGACGCGAGCCCGGACGAATCGACGAGCGAAAAACTGACCGAACTGGCCAAGCGGCGGGGTTACTTCTTCCAGTCGAGCGGCGCCTACGGCGGCGTCGGCGGCTTCTATACCTTCGGTCCCCAGGGCGCGGCCCTGAAGGGCAACGTCGAGGACGACTGGCGCGAGCGCTTCGCCGTCGCCGAGGGCAACATGGAGATCGACGCGCCGACGATCATGCCCGAGCCTGTCTTCGAGGCGTCGGGCCACCTCGACGGCTTCGACGACATGCTCGTCGAATGTCCGGAGTGCGGCGAGAGCCACCGCGCGGACCACGTCGTCGAGGACGAGACGGAGTACGAGGACGCCGAGAGCCTCCCCATTCCGGAAGTGGAGGAGGTCATCGCCGAGTACGAACTCGTCTGTCCGAACTGCGGCGCGGGCCTGGCCGGCCAGGCCGTCGAGGCCTTTAACCTCATGTTCGCGACGAACATCGGCCCCGGCGACTCCCAGCCGGGTTACCTGCGCCCGGAGACAGCACAGGGCATCTTCGTCGAGTTCCCGCGGCTGAAGGAGTACGCGCGCAACCAGCTGCCCTTCGGCGTGACCCAGATCGGCCGCGCCTACCGCAACGAGATCAGCCCGCGGCGCTCGATCATCCGGACCCGGGAGTTCACCCAGGCCGAACTCGAGTACTTCATCGACCCCGAGGCCGACGAGCCGGACCTCTCGGGCGTCGAGGACGTCGAGGTGACCCTCTACCCGGCGAACGAGCAGCAGGCAGAGGACGGCGCGGAGATCGAGACGACGATCGGCGAGGCTGTCGACGAGGGCGTCATCACCAGTCCGTGGGTCGCGTACTTCCTCGGCGTCGCCAAGCCGTGGTACGACGCGGTCGGCGTCGACATGGACCGGTTTCGGTTCCGCCAGCACCTCTCGGGCGAGCGGGCCCACTACGCCAGCGACTGCTGGGACGCCGAAAGCGAGATCGACGGCAACTGGATCGAGATGGCCGGCTTCGCCCACCGCGGCGACTACGACCTCTCGAAGCACGGCGATCACTCCGGCGATCGGTTCACGATCTTCAAGCAGTACGACGAACCTAAGACCGTCGAGCGCGCCACGGTCGACCCCGACATGAGCTACCTCGGTCCCGAGTTCGGCGGCGACGCTCAGACCGTCGTCCAGAAGCTCGAGGACCTGGCGGCCCGCGATCGCTCGGCCTTCGACGGTGACGCCGTCGCGGTCGATCTCGAGGGCGAGACTAACGAGATCCCCGTCGAGAAGACCGGCTTCGCGGTCGAGGAACAGACTGAGGCCGGCGAGCACATTACGCCCCACGTGATCGAGCCTTCCTTCGGCGTCGACCGCCTGGTCTACACCGTCCTCCACCACGCCTACCGCGAGGACGAGGTCGACGGCGAGGAGCGGACCTACCTCGAACTCGAGCCGGAGGTCGCGCCGACCTTCGTCGGCGTCTTCCCGCTGCAAAGCGACGACGACCTCGAGACCGAAGCGCAGGAGATCGCCGCCGACCTGCGCGAGGCGGGCCTGTCGGTCACCTACGACGACTCGGGCAACATCGGCCGGCGCTACCGCCGCCAGGACGAGGTCGGCACGCCGTTCTGCGTGACCGTCGACTACGAGAGCGTAGACGATCAGGCCGTGACCGTCCGCGAGCGCGACACGACCGCCCAGAAGCGCCTGCCAATCGACGACCTCCCCGAGACGCTGTCGGCGCTGCGCGCCGGCGACATCGCGTTCGACGACCTCGAAGAGTAG
- a CDS encoding DEAD/DEAH box helicase: protein MAATDEDAEPPSIEHPLLEPDFLERRLYQLKLAGTAANDHTLVCLPTGLGKTTVSLLVTARRLEEAGGKSLMLAPTKPLVQQHADFYREALQIPDEEIVVFTGDVSPDERAALWEESTVVMATPQVIENDLVGSRISLSDVTHCTFDECHRATGDYAYNYIAERYHEDAREPLVTGMSASPGGDEEAILEVCENLGIHEVEVMTEEDADVDEFTHDTEVEWERIDLPEEVLEIRDALNDVIKERLEKLKELGVASSTQPDQSQKDLNRMRAELQQLINNDQSEGFEGMSIHAEVMKLRQAVTLVETQSVEAVRRYFERQRNQARSSGASKASQRMVSDPRVREAMRKAENFDEIHPKYRKTRMLLAETLGLEGGERVIVFTESRDTAEALTDFLAESVDAKRFVGQGDREGSDGMTQKEQQEVLDEFRAGEFEVLVSTSVAEEGLDVPEVDLVLFYEPVPTAIRSIQRKGRTGRQSEGRVVVLMAEDTRDEAYFWISRRREKEMESELRDLKGMADDLEEELDDSQQSLADFEGEDADGKRDVKVNEKGADSGDVGDSSSGSEGGSTRSGLRDFTESETDEDGDGDENAPGDEPTAGGDDDAGTDGDGSSDTESVETHEPHAEGEAVEIVADQREMDANIARDLSRREEMEVRLETLDVGDYICSDRVVVERKSVADFVDSLVGGDRSIFDQVGAMARHYSRPIVIVEGDGLYEQRDIHPNAVRGALSSLAVDFGASVLRTESEADTTDLLAVIAGREQDLSDREVSVHGEKGSKTLSEQQEYVVASIAEIGPVTARSLLEEFGTVEAVMIATEDELQDADGVGQVTAERIRDVVGSDYAG from the coding sequence ATGGCAGCGACGGACGAGGACGCGGAGCCGCCGTCTATCGAGCATCCGCTACTCGAACCCGACTTTCTCGAGCGACGACTCTACCAGCTGAAACTCGCGGGCACGGCCGCGAACGACCACACCCTCGTCTGTCTCCCCACCGGGCTGGGGAAGACGACGGTCAGCCTGCTGGTCACCGCACGCCGGCTCGAGGAGGCCGGCGGGAAGTCGCTGATGCTCGCCCCGACGAAGCCCCTCGTCCAGCAGCACGCGGACTTCTACCGGGAGGCACTGCAGATCCCCGACGAGGAGATCGTCGTCTTCACCGGCGACGTCAGCCCCGACGAGCGGGCCGCCCTCTGGGAGGAGTCGACCGTGGTGATGGCCACCCCGCAGGTGATCGAGAACGACCTGGTCGGGAGCCGGATCTCGCTATCCGACGTCACCCACTGCACCTTCGACGAGTGCCATCGCGCGACCGGCGACTACGCCTACAACTACATCGCCGAGCGCTACCACGAAGACGCTCGCGAGCCGCTCGTGACCGGCATGAGCGCCTCGCCCGGCGGCGACGAGGAGGCCATCCTCGAAGTCTGCGAGAACCTCGGCATTCACGAGGTCGAGGTGATGACCGAGGAGGACGCCGACGTCGACGAGTTCACCCACGACACCGAGGTCGAGTGGGAGCGCATCGACCTCCCCGAGGAAGTCCTCGAGATCCGGGACGCGTTAAACGACGTCATCAAGGAACGCCTCGAGAAGCTCAAAGAGTTGGGCGTGGCGAGTTCGACCCAACCCGACCAGTCCCAGAAGGACCTGAACCGGATGCGGGCCGAACTCCAGCAGCTGATCAACAACGACCAGTCCGAGGGGTTCGAGGGGATGTCGATCCACGCCGAGGTGATGAAGCTCCGCCAGGCCGTCACGCTCGTCGAGACCCAGAGCGTCGAAGCGGTCCGGCGATACTTCGAGCGCCAGCGCAACCAGGCGCGCTCCTCGGGCGCGTCGAAGGCGAGCCAGCGGATGGTCTCGGACCCGCGGGTCCGCGAGGCGATGCGGAAGGCCGAGAACTTCGACGAGATTCATCCCAAGTACCGCAAGACCAGGATGCTGCTCGCCGAGACGCTCGGGCTCGAGGGCGGCGAGCGCGTGATCGTCTTCACGGAGTCGCGGGACACGGCCGAGGCGCTGACGGACTTCCTCGCGGAGAGCGTCGACGCGAAGCGGTTCGTCGGTCAGGGCGACCGCGAGGGCTCCGACGGGATGACCCAGAAAGAACAGCAGGAGGTCTTAGACGAATTCCGCGCCGGGGAGTTCGAGGTGCTCGTCTCGACGTCGGTCGCCGAGGAGGGACTAGACGTACCCGAGGTCGACCTGGTGCTGTTCTACGAGCCGGTCCCGACCGCGATTCGCTCGATCCAGCGGAAGGGCCGGACGGGACGCCAGTCTGAGGGTCGAGTCGTCGTCCTCATGGCCGAGGACACCCGCGACGAGGCCTACTTCTGGATCTCCCGGCGCCGCGAGAAGGAGATGGAGTCGGAGCTACGCGACTTGAAGGGGATGGCCGACGACCTCGAGGAAGAACTGGACGACTCCCAGCAGTCGCTGGCGGACTTCGAGGGCGAGGACGCCGACGGGAAGCGCGACGTGAAAGTGAACGAGAAAGGCGCCGATTCCGGTGACGTCGGCGATTCCTCCAGTGGAAGTGAAGGGGGTTCGACACGGTCGGGACTGCGTGACTTTACCGAATCGGAGACGGACGAGGACGGGGACGGAGACGAGAACGCGCCAGGCGACGAACCGACTGCGGGCGGAGACGACGACGCGGGCACGGATGGGGACGGGAGCAGCGACACTGAGTCCGTCGAGACCCACGAACCCCACGCCGAGGGCGAGGCCGTCGAGATCGTCGCCGACCAGCGGGAGATGGACGCCAACATCGCCCGCGACCTCTCGCGGCGCGAGGAGATGGAGGTTCGCCTCGAGACGCTCGACGTCGGCGACTACATCTGCTCGGACCGCGTCGTCGTCGAGCGCAAGTCCGTCGCTGACTTCGTCGACTCCCTGGTCGGCGGCGACCGGTCGATCTTCGACCAGGTCGGTGCGATGGCCCGCCACTACTCGCGGCCGATCGTGATCGTCGAGGGAGACGGACTGTACGAACAGCGAGACATTCACCCGAACGCGGTCCGCGGGGCGCTCTCGAGCCTCGCGGTCGACTTCGGCGCGAGCGTGCTGCGGACCGAGAGCGAGGCCGACACGACCGACCTCCTGGCGGTGATCGCCGGCCGGGAACAGGACCTCTCGGACAGGGAGGTGTCGGTCCACGGCGAGAAGGGCAGCAAGACCTTGAGCGAACAGCAGGAGTACGTCGTCGCCTCGATCGCCGAAATCGGTCCCGTCACCGCGCGCTCGTTGCTCGAGGAGTTCGGGACGGTCGAAGCCGTAATGATCGCGACCGAAGACGAGTTGCAGGACGCCGACGGCGTCGGGCAGGTGACCGCCGAGCGGATCCGGGACGTCGTCGGGAGCGACTACGCTGGATAG
- a CDS encoding diacylglycerol/polyprenol kinase family protein, producing MADELKRRLVHASGSGLVALYLLADALDLGLTWGRFRVLMIVLAAGALVLEFIRLQIGLDWRLYDVLTREYEQDNPAAYALYLISMAAVVVAFEPDIALPAMLMLALGDPISGTVSDNTLQRIKSPKVLITMFLVSTVIAIPFLPLAAALVAALGATIADGVTLEIRSYIVDDNLTIPIYAAVLAYLVLEFAPA from the coding sequence ATGGCCGACGAACTGAAGCGGCGACTCGTCCACGCCAGCGGCTCGGGCCTGGTCGCGCTCTATCTGCTCGCCGACGCTCTCGATCTCGGGCTGACCTGGGGCCGGTTTCGGGTCCTCATGATCGTTCTCGCAGCCGGGGCGCTCGTCCTCGAGTTCATCCGGTTGCAGATCGGCCTCGACTGGCGGCTCTACGACGTGCTCACTCGCGAGTACGAGCAGGACAACCCCGCCGCCTACGCGCTCTACCTGATCAGCATGGCCGCCGTCGTGGTCGCCTTCGAACCGGATATCGCGCTTCCCGCAATGTTGATGCTCGCGCTCGGCGACCCGATTAGCGGCACGGTCTCGGACAACACGCTCCAGCGGATCAAGTCGCCGAAAGTGCTGATCACGATGTTCCTCGTCTCGACGGTGATCGCAATCCCGTTCCTTCCGCTGGCGGCGGCGCTGGTCGCCGCCCTCGGCGCGACGATCGCCGACGGCGTCACCCTCGAGATCCGCAGCTACATCGTCGACGACAACCTGACGATCCCGATCTACGCCGCCGTCCTGGCGTACCTGGTTCTCGAGTTCGCGCCGGCGTGA
- a CDS encoding TIGR00725 family protein yields MRVSVIGGGTITDDQAARAEAVGRELGARGHTVVCGGRGGTMEAVCRGAKAEGGTTIGILPGERREAANDYVDVPIATGMGHARNALVPLNGDAVIALAGSAGTLSEIGFAQIFERPVVGLGTHDVPGVRVVETPEAAVDAVEAADET; encoded by the coding sequence ATGCGCGTCAGCGTCATCGGCGGCGGCACGATCACCGACGACCAGGCGGCCCGCGCCGAGGCGGTCGGTCGCGAACTCGGCGCTCGCGGTCACACGGTCGTCTGCGGCGGCCGCGGCGGGACGATGGAAGCGGTCTGCCGCGGCGCGAAGGCCGAGGGCGGAACGACGATCGGCATTCTACCCGGCGAGCGCCGCGAGGCGGCCAACGACTACGTCGACGTCCCGATCGCGACCGGGATGGGCCACGCCAGGAACGCCCTCGTTCCGCTGAACGGTGACGCCGTGATCGCGCTAGCGGGCAGCGCGGGGACCCTCTCGGAGATCGGCTTCGCGCAGATCTTCGAGCGACCCGTCGTCGGCCTCGGCACGCACGACGTGCCCGGCGTTCGGGTCGTCGAGACGCCCGAAGCGGCCGTCGACGCGGTCGAGGCGGCCGACGAGACGTAG
- the mdh gene encoding malate dehydrogenase, whose translation MTKVSVVGAAGTVGAAAGYNIALRDIADELVFVDIPDKEDDTIGQAADANHGAAYDSNTTIRQGGYEDTAGSDVVVITAGIPRQPGQTRIDLAGDNAPIMEDIGSSIAEHNDDFITVTTSNPVDLLNRHLYESGDRAREKVIGFGGRLDSARFRYVISERFDAPVKNVEATILGEHGDAQVPVFSKVRVNGRDLEFDEDEKEELLEELQTSAMNVIEKKGATQWGPATGVGHMVEAILRDTGEVLPASVTLEGEYGHEDTAFGVPVKLGANGVEEIVEWDLTEFERNQLGEAAEKLSDQYDEIA comes from the coding sequence ATGACGAAAGTTAGCGTGGTCGGCGCGGCCGGCACGGTCGGGGCCGCCGCAGGCTACAATATCGCGCTTCGGGACATCGCTGACGAACTCGTCTTCGTCGATATTCCGGACAAGGAAGACGACACGATCGGCCAGGCCGCCGACGCCAACCACGGCGCGGCCTACGACTCGAACACGACGATCCGGCAGGGCGGCTACGAGGACACCGCGGGCTCGGACGTCGTCGTCATCACGGCCGGCATCCCGCGCCAGCCTGGCCAGACGCGGATCGACCTGGCGGGCGACAACGCGCCCATCATGGAGGACATCGGTTCCTCGATCGCCGAGCACAACGATGACTTCATCACCGTCACGACGTCGAACCCCGTCGACCTGCTCAACCGTCACCTCTACGAGTCGGGCGACCGGGCCCGAGAGAAAGTGATCGGCTTCGGCGGCCGGCTCGACTCCGCCCGGTTCCGCTACGTCATCTCCGAGCGCTTCGACGCGCCGGTCAAGAACGTCGAGGCGACGATCCTCGGCGAGCACGGCGACGCCCAGGTTCCCGTCTTCTCGAAGGTCCGCGTCAACGGCCGAGACCTCGAGTTCGACGAGGACGAGAAGGAGGAACTGCTCGAGGAGCTCCAGACCTCGGCGATGAACGTCATCGAGAAGAAAGGCGCGACCCAGTGGGGGCCGGCGACCGGCGTCGGGCACATGGTCGAGGCCATCCTGCGCGACACGGGCGAAGTGCTGCCCGCGAGCGTCACGCTCGAGGGCGAGTACGGCCACGAGGACACCGCCTTCGGCGTTCCCGTCAAGCTCGGCGCGAACGGCGTCGAGGAGATCGTCGAGTGGGACCTGACCGAGTTCGAGCGCAACCAGCTCGGCGAGGCCGCCGAGAAGCTCTCGGACCAGTACGACGAAATCGCGTAG